One Pseudomonadota bacterium DNA window includes the following coding sequences:
- a CDS encoding P-II family nitrogen regulator — MKKIEAIIKPFKLDDVKEALNEIGVHGMTVSEVKGYGRQKGHKEIYRGAEYVVDFIPKIKIEIVVEAAMASNVVETIIKAANTGKLGDGKIFVIPIEGAVRVRTGEKGKDAL, encoded by the coding sequence ATGAAAAAGATTGAAGCTATAATAAAGCCTTTTAAGCTGGATGATGTTAAAGAAGCCCTTAATGAAATCGGGGTTCACGGTATGACGGTATCTGAAGTTAAAGGATACGGCCGGCAGAAGGGCCATAAGGAAATTTATCGCGGAGCCGAATATGTAGTTGACTTTATTCCCAAGATAAAAATTGAAATTGTTGTTGAAGCTGCAATGGCGAGTAATGTGGTTGAGACAATCATCAAGGCTGCAAATACAGGGAAATTAGGAGACGGAAAGATTTTTGTGATTCCGATTGAAGGAGCTGTAAGGGTTAGAACGGGCGAAAAGGGAAAGGACGCTTTATAG